Proteins from one Mesorhizobium sp. M9A.F.Ca.ET.002.03.1.2 genomic window:
- a CDS encoding choline ABC transporter substrate-binding protein, giving the protein MSRMNSFVAGLGLAAFLSTSAAFAGDPESCKTVRLSDVGWTDIQATTGVASVLLTALGYEPEVIQLSVPVTYASLKNKDLDVFLGNWMPSMTNDIKDYTADGSVETVSENLSGAGYGIVVPTYVADGGVKTLTDLGKFKDKFDGKIYGIEAGNDGNRIILDMIKDPAANLEGFELVESSEAGMLTQAEQSMKSNEWIAFLGWTPHPVMGAMKITYLDGMGDSGFGAATVHTNVRQGYMTECPNAGKFLANLKFDLDMEGEMMDAILKGGDANTVATDWLKAHPDAVTPWIAGVTTFDGGDAAAAVKTALGS; this is encoded by the coding sequence ATGTCGCGTATGAATTCCTTCGTCGCCGGCCTCGGCCTGGCGGCTTTTTTGTCCACCAGCGCAGCTTTCGCCGGCGATCCGGAAAGCTGCAAGACGGTGCGTCTCTCCGATGTCGGCTGGACCGACATCCAGGCCACCACCGGCGTCGCCTCGGTGCTGCTCACCGCGCTCGGCTACGAGCCGGAGGTGATCCAGCTTTCGGTTCCGGTGACCTATGCGTCGCTGAAGAACAAGGACCTCGACGTCTTCCTCGGCAACTGGATGCCGTCGATGACCAACGACATCAAGGATTACACCGCCGACGGCTCGGTCGAGACCGTCAGCGAGAATCTCAGTGGCGCCGGCTACGGCATCGTCGTCCCGACCTATGTCGCCGATGGCGGCGTCAAGACGCTGACCGATCTCGGCAAGTTCAAGGACAAGTTCGACGGCAAGATCTACGGCATTGAGGCCGGCAATGACGGCAACCGCATCATCCTCGACATGATCAAGGACCCGGCGGCCAATCTCGAAGGCTTCGAACTGGTCGAATCCTCGGAGGCCGGCATGCTCACCCAGGCCGAGCAGTCGATGAAGAGCAACGAATGGATCGCCTTCCTCGGCTGGACGCCGCATCCGGTGATGGGCGCCATGAAGATCACCTATCTCGACGGCATGGGCGACAGCGGCTTCGGCGCCGCCACGGTGCATACCAATGTGCGCCAAGGCTACATGACCGAATGCCCGAATGCCGGCAAGTTCCTCGCCAATCTGAAGTTCGATCTGGACATGGAAGGCGAGATGATGGACGCGATCCTCAAGGGCGGCGACGCCAACACGGTCGCGACCGACTGGCTGAAGGCGCACCCGGACGCGGTCACCCCCTGGATTGCCGGCGTGACCACTTTCGACGGCGGCGACGCGGCGGCGGCGGTCAAGACCGCGCTCGGAAGTTGA
- a CDS encoding thymidine kinase, with amino-acid sequence MAKLYFHYATMNAGKTTMLLQASYNYRERGMTTMLFVAGHYRKGDTGLISSRIGLEMEAEMFRDGDDLFARVAEHHDHTTVHCVFVDEAQFLEEEQVWQLARIADRLNIPVMCYGLRTDFQGKLFSGSRALLAISDDLREVRTICRCGRKATMVVRLGADGKVARQGEQVAIGKDVYVSLCRRHWEEEMGRATPDDFIGFTKA; translated from the coding sequence ATGGCCAAGCTGTACTTCCACTATGCGACGATGAATGCCGGCAAGACGACGATGCTGCTGCAGGCCTCGTACAATTACCGCGAGCGCGGCATGACGACGATGCTGTTCGTCGCCGGCCATTACCGCAAGGGCGATACCGGGCTGATCTCGTCGCGCATCGGCCTGGAGATGGAAGCCGAGATGTTCCGCGACGGCGACGATCTGTTTGCCCGGGTCGCCGAGCATCACGACCATACGACGGTGCATTGCGTCTTCGTCGACGAGGCGCAGTTCCTCGAGGAGGAGCAGGTGTGGCAGCTCGCCCGCATCGCCGACCGGCTGAACATCCCGGTGATGTGCTACGGCCTGCGCACGGATTTCCAGGGCAAGCTGTTTTCCGGCTCCCGCGCGCTTCTGGCGATATCGGACGATCTGCGCGAGGTGCGCACGATCTGCCGCTGTGGCCGCAAGGCGACGATGGTCGTGCGCCTCGGCGCGGATGGCAAGGTGGCAAGGCAGGGTGAACAGGTGGCGATCGGCAAGGATGTCTATGTCTCGCTCTGCCGCCGCCATTGGGAAGAAGAAATGGGCCGCGCCACGCCCGACGATTTCATCGGCTTCACCAAAGCCTGA
- a CDS encoding ATP-binding protein, producing the protein MDTGLTTISEAAIEKHRATAQSFITRFVVLEDPSRSSGTALAGTNRRFVSTVSVGSVRRTREVELTKTVGAVHPDDQLLSIAQHMLLFRTRRGLAIALAISDVFAEGSDLESLQARNARAPLEGDEAAAFKKLLSASAYISAFSLASYLFQLIDSDGEAPNDTPEPDFLFDTPQDAVKSIVAGLDRAISGSSDDADLMTRARAFARVAIDGLLARKGRFDGVGPFENAHIRIDVDDFTLDGFDVAPGKRSKPLVMTFKKPEEVVGNHIAKYQSVKLAKMLMAYDFERELNPFVELGGFLFTFIGDGAPGTGKTTLIQMIAGLVNGYCEVAGYPFAYENFGVDQISSYQGKSGQNCRQFINNVLNPRVIGFGTIDDIDQVAARRSDDRASAGQQEITGVLMDAFAGAATVVRGNCSFGMFSNYPENVDDALRQRAGARWLVDGPQTRDDYIDIFVLLAGKNHKIPLGDHKLYAAQEVQRAVMEAYEGHEKPREDGLMRVYERYMKENGEPKSMADIGTYLHMIKDAEPRFTGRAIKNVTDAIKMRAMDIELPDEWFEKPEVFMHKGYDDKKAMIEELRGPFSMDMVMQEVNRYADSEFRYSDKSNDAAVEKLLRDARLRERAAREMEEMKKKGLWNA; encoded by the coding sequence ATGGACACCGGCCTGACCACGATTTCGGAAGCGGCAATCGAAAAGCACCGCGCCACGGCACAGAGCTTCATCACCCGCTTCGTCGTGCTGGAGGACCCGTCGCGTTCCTCTGGCACCGCCCTGGCCGGCACCAACCGCCGGTTCGTCTCGACCGTCTCGGTCGGCTCGGTGCGGCGCACGCGCGAGGTCGAGCTTACCAAGACAGTCGGCGCCGTCCATCCCGACGATCAGCTGCTGAGCATTGCGCAGCACATGCTGCTGTTTCGCACCCGACGCGGGCTGGCGATCGCGCTGGCCATATCGGACGTCTTCGCCGAAGGTTCAGACCTCGAAAGCCTGCAGGCGAGGAACGCCCGCGCCCCGCTCGAAGGCGACGAGGCCGCCGCCTTCAAGAAGCTTCTGTCGGCTTCGGCCTACATTTCGGCCTTCAGCCTTGCTTCCTACCTGTTCCAGCTGATTGACAGCGACGGCGAAGCGCCGAACGACACGCCAGAGCCGGACTTCCTGTTCGACACGCCACAGGATGCGGTGAAGTCGATCGTCGCCGGCCTCGACAGGGCGATATCAGGCTCGTCGGACGACGCCGACCTGATGACCAGGGCGCGCGCCTTCGCCCGTGTCGCCATCGACGGGCTTTTGGCGCGAAAGGGCCGCTTCGACGGCGTCGGTCCGTTCGAGAACGCGCATATCCGCATCGACGTCGACGACTTCACCCTTGACGGCTTCGACGTCGCGCCGGGCAAGCGGTCGAAGCCGCTGGTAATGACCTTCAAAAAGCCGGAAGAGGTCGTCGGCAACCACATCGCCAAGTACCAGTCGGTAAAGCTCGCCAAGATGCTGATGGCCTACGATTTCGAGCGCGAGCTGAACCCGTTCGTCGAGCTCGGCGGCTTCTTATTCACCTTCATCGGCGACGGCGCGCCCGGCACCGGAAAAACGACGCTGATCCAGATGATCGCCGGTCTCGTCAACGGCTACTGTGAGGTCGCCGGCTATCCCTTCGCCTACGAGAATTTCGGCGTCGACCAGATCTCCTCCTACCAGGGCAAGTCGGGCCAGAACTGCCGCCAGTTCATCAACAATGTGCTGAACCCCCGCGTCATCGGCTTCGGCACCATCGACGACATCGACCAGGTGGCGGCGCGCCGCTCCGACGATCGCGCCTCGGCCGGCCAACAGGAAATCACCGGCGTCTTGATGGATGCCTTTGCCGGCGCGGCGACCGTCGTGCGCGGCAACTGCTCTTTCGGCATGTTTTCCAACTATCCCGAAAATGTCGACGACGCGCTGCGCCAGCGCGCCGGCGCGCGCTGGCTGGTCGATGGGCCGCAAACGCGCGACGACTACATCGACATCTTCGTGTTGCTCGCCGGCAAGAACCACAAGATCCCGCTCGGCGACCACAAGCTCTATGCCGCCCAGGAAGTCCAGCGCGCGGTGATGGAGGCCTATGAAGGGCACGAGAAGCCCAGGGAAGATGGGCTCATGCGGGTCTATGAGCGCTACATGAAGGAGAACGGCGAACCGAAGTCGATGGCCGACATCGGCACCTATTTGCACATGATCAAGGATGCCGAACCGCGCTTCACCGGCCGCGCCATCAAGAACGTCACCGACGCGATCAAGATGCGCGCCATGGACATCGAGCTGCCGGACGAATGGTTCGAGAAGCCGGAAGTCTTCATGCACAAGGGCTACGACGACAAGAAGGCGATGATCGAAGAACTGCGCGGGCCGTTCTCGATGGATATGGTCATGCAGGAGGTCAACCGCTACGCCGATTCGGAGTTCCGCTACTCCGACAAGTCCAACGACGCGGCGGTGGAAAAGCTGCTGCGCGACGCGCGGCTGCGTGAACGGGCAGCCAGGGAAATGGAGGAGATGAAGAAGAAGGGCCTGTGGAATGCGTGA
- a CDS encoding DUF6638 family protein, with translation MSPARKSELLRENELIYGRLLTVDEPHLIQRYNKAMAAFGLKPTKLKSFEIDRTGFSPQVAEECGDYNYLDPNEINRRFIILTPSQIDLPVVHTAFSNTSQLMFEFMSKNQRAIDALTIKDVIYGEIEDSVPKVDDIEDLLSINQVEFKVLSAEDVLGKAAELGKLVDRLKQEPDAWRDNAMLTRMVELAKICGDIRENALVPDQVIFRHSAYWTSHFGGLYVFVDPDMTTVISDPAAPGFRRSRPWQVSYLSINDADRVFKFLAATGRIELPRASWIETSGYLEHRAEMVVRALIRDAEPDRNLTDVDKVWLQTWIHGHTDLITREGNFPFLNAAKREIAHLGRLNIEDVFPQQRFLVIRAKPDHADAWLTNQLISDFVPQDFVSRYVFNKPGFYRDYGGFSDAWRSHVVDVLKTTYLKDKATFRTRLYGLTD, from the coding sequence ATGAGCCCCGCCAGGAAATCCGAGCTGCTGCGCGAGAACGAGCTGATCTATGGCCGGCTGCTGACCGTCGACGAGCCGCATCTCATCCAGCGCTACAACAAGGCCATGGCTGCCTTCGGCCTGAAGCCGACGAAGCTGAAAAGCTTCGAGATCGACCGCACCGGCTTCTCGCCGCAGGTGGCCGAGGAATGCGGCGACTACAACTATCTCGATCCCAACGAGATCAACCGCCGCTTCATCATTCTGACGCCGTCGCAGATCGACCTGCCGGTGGTGCACACCGCCTTTTCCAACACCTCGCAACTGATGTTCGAGTTCATGTCGAAGAACCAGCGCGCCATCGACGCGCTGACCATCAAGGACGTCATCTACGGCGAGATCGAGGATTCGGTCCCCAAGGTCGACGACATCGAGGATCTGCTGTCGATCAACCAGGTCGAGTTCAAGGTGCTGTCGGCGGAAGACGTGCTCGGCAAGGCCGCCGAACTCGGCAAGCTCGTCGACCGGCTGAAGCAGGAGCCGGACGCCTGGCGCGACAACGCCATGCTCACCCGCATGGTGGAACTGGCCAAGATCTGCGGCGACATCCGCGAGAACGCGCTGGTGCCGGATCAGGTGATCTTTCGCCACAGCGCCTACTGGACCAGCCATTTCGGTGGGCTCTACGTGTTCGTCGACCCGGACATGACGACCGTGATCAGCGACCCGGCAGCACCCGGCTTCCGCCGCTCGCGACCGTGGCAGGTAAGCTACCTCTCGATCAACGATGCCGACAGGGTGTTCAAGTTCCTCGCCGCCACCGGCCGCATCGAGCTGCCGCGTGCCTCATGGATCGAAACGTCAGGCTATCTCGAACATCGCGCCGAAATGGTGGTGCGCGCGCTGATCCGCGACGCCGAGCCCGACCGCAATCTGACCGACGTCGACAAGGTCTGGCTGCAGACCTGGATCCATGGCCATACCGACCTCATCACCAGGGAGGGCAATTTTCCCTTCCTCAACGCCGCCAAGCGCGAGATCGCTCACCTCGGCCGTCTCAACATCGAGGACGTGTTCCCGCAGCAGCGTTTCCTGGTGATCCGGGCCAAGCCCGACCATGCCGACGCCTGGCTGACCAACCAGTTGATCTCGGATTTCGTGCCACAGGACTTCGTCTCGCGCTATGTCTTCAACAAACCGGGCTTCTACAGGGATTATGGCGGCTTCAGCGACGCCTGGCGATCGCATGTTGTGGACGTTCTGAAAACCACATATCTGAAAGACAAGGCGACGTTTCGCACACGCCTCTACGGCCTGACTGATTGA
- a CDS encoding DUF2333 family protein, which translates to MLDPIVNFFTWIFQWIGRGIGFVIGVILWPFMWAGRWYAQRGWILKAVLGLALLVLIGLYANFFYATQWWNNFNPNYVSTYTFETRNVSAGEQTAAGAGTDTARTCGNSGIAQVAADLTDFNVNQNAWISSMILYKLGLFGIDWDHTPFMDNKASFQRGINQAVRRTATELADNLGRVRTTSQIDADLQDARGNLQFDEETWYFGISPFGPKTPTPSYYRDAVRKLRAFNARLETCQAVFDARADNLKQYLDRIASDIGSTSAILKERSENHNNGWFDFRADDRYWFAYGQLYAYYGLMKGAEADFEDVIKEKHLQNLWDTMDAQFVSALKIQPLIIANGREDGWLLPTHLTTMGFYILRVRSNLVEISNVLTQ; encoded by the coding sequence ATGCTTGATCCGATCGTGAATTTCTTCACCTGGATTTTCCAGTGGATCGGCCGCGGCATCGGTTTCGTCATTGGCGTGATCCTGTGGCCGTTCATGTGGGCCGGGCGCTGGTACGCGCAGCGCGGCTGGATCCTGAAGGCGGTGCTCGGCCTCGCACTGCTCGTGCTGATCGGCCTCTATGCCAATTTCTTCTACGCCACCCAGTGGTGGAACAATTTCAACCCGAACTACGTCAGCACATATACGTTCGAGACCCGTAACGTCTCCGCTGGCGAGCAGACAGCGGCGGGCGCCGGCACCGACACCGCCAGGACCTGCGGAAACTCAGGCATAGCCCAGGTGGCAGCCGACCTCACCGACTTCAACGTCAACCAGAATGCCTGGATCTCGTCGATGATCCTCTACAAGCTTGGCCTGTTCGGCATCGACTGGGACCACACGCCGTTCATGGACAACAAGGCCTCGTTCCAGCGCGGCATCAACCAGGCGGTGCGGCGCACGGCGACCGAGCTTGCCGACAATCTCGGCCGCGTCCGCACCACATCGCAGATCGATGCCGACCTGCAGGACGCGCGCGGCAATCTGCAGTTCGATGAAGAGACCTGGTATTTCGGCATCAGCCCCTTCGGCCCGAAGACGCCGACGCCGAGCTACTATCGCGATGCCGTGCGCAAGCTTCGCGCCTTCAATGCCCGGCTGGAAACCTGCCAGGCGGTGTTCGACGCCCGCGCCGACAACCTTAAGCAGTATCTCGACCGCATCGCCAGCGACATCGGCTCGACCTCCGCCATCCTCAAGGAGCGTTCCGAAAACCACAACAATGGCTGGTTCGACTTCCGCGCCGATGACCGCTACTGGTTCGCCTATGGCCAGCTCTATGCCTACTACGGGCTGATGAAGGGTGCCGAGGCCGATTTTGAGGACGTGATCAAGGAAAAGCACCTGCAGAATCTGTGGGACACCATGGATGCGCAATTCGTCTCGGCCCTGAAGATCCAGCCCTTGATCATCGCCAATGGCCGCGAGGATGGCTGGCTGCTGCCGACGCATCTGACCACGATGGGCTTTTACATACTGAGGGTGCGCTCGAACCTGGTCGAGATCAGCAACGTGCTGACGCAATAG
- a CDS encoding ester cyclase — MHIREFARNFYATIDAQEWDRLSSLVSPDLAVHLGSANPIGFDDWRKSLAEFFVGFPDGHHVIDDYVSAADKVVTRCRFQGTHTGIFHGVEPSGNCVSVGVIHIDRLENGVVVEHFGQLDGLGLLRQIGAY, encoded by the coding sequence ATGCATATCCGGGAATTTGCTCGAAACTTCTACGCCACGATCGATGCGCAGGAATGGGATAGACTGTCCAGCCTGGTCTCTCCAGATCTCGCCGTTCATCTCGGCAGCGCCAACCCGATCGGCTTCGATGACTGGCGGAAATCCCTGGCCGAATTCTTCGTTGGATTCCCGGACGGGCATCACGTCATCGACGACTACGTCAGCGCCGCCGACAAAGTGGTTACGCGCTGTCGTTTTCAGGGCACGCACACCGGCATCTTTCATGGCGTCGAGCCGAGCGGAAACTGCGTCTCGGTTGGCGTGATCCACATCGATCGGCTTGAGAACGGCGTCGTGGTCGAACATTTCGGTCAACTTGACGGCCTGGGGCTGCTGCGCCAGATCGGCGCATATTAG
- a CDS encoding formate--tetrahydrofolate ligase, with protein sequence MAEVKSDIEIARAADKKQIQEIGRKIGIPSEHLLPYGHDKAKISAEFINSVKANKDGKLILVTAINPTPAGEGKTTTTVGLGDGLNRIGRRAIVCIREASLGPNFGVKGGAAGGGYAQVVPMEDMNLHFTGDFHAITTAHNLLSALIDNHIYWGNDLGIDIRRVVWRRVMDMNDRALREIICSLGGVANGFPREAGFDITVASEVMAILCLATDLKDLERRLGDIIVAYRRDKSAVYARDLKADGAMAVLLKDAMQPNLVQTLENNPAFVHGGPFANIAHGCNSVVATTTALKLADYVVTEAGFGADLGAEKFFDIKCRKAGLTPAAAVIVATVRAMKMNGGVKKEDLGHENVEAVKKGCANLGRHIENIRQFGVPAVVAINHFYSDTDAEIQAMKDYVASMGEEAILCKHWANGSTGIEELANKVVALAESGASQFAPLYPDAMPLFEKINTIVQRIYRGSEAIADKSVRDQLHAWERAGYGNLPVCMAKTQYSFSTDPNLRGAPTGHTVPVREVRLSAGAGFIVVICGEVMTMPGLPKAPSSEKILLNEMGQIEGLF encoded by the coding sequence ATGGCCGAAGTGAAGTCCGACATCGAAATCGCGCGCGCCGCCGACAAGAAGCAGATCCAGGAGATCGGCCGCAAGATCGGCATTCCGAGCGAGCACCTTTTGCCTTACGGCCACGACAAGGCGAAGATCTCCGCCGAGTTCATCAACTCGGTGAAGGCGAACAAGGACGGCAAGCTGATCCTCGTCACCGCCATCAACCCGACGCCGGCCGGCGAAGGCAAGACGACGACGACAGTTGGCCTTGGCGACGGACTCAATCGCATCGGCAGACGAGCGATCGTCTGCATCCGCGAGGCCTCGCTCGGCCCCAATTTCGGCGTCAAGGGCGGTGCTGCCGGCGGCGGTTATGCGCAGGTTGTGCCGATGGAGGACATGAACCTCCACTTCACCGGCGATTTCCATGCCATCACCACGGCGCATAATCTGCTTTCGGCGCTGATCGACAACCACATCTATTGGGGCAACGACCTCGGCATCGATATCCGCCGCGTCGTCTGGCGCCGCGTCATGGACATGAACGACCGGGCACTGCGCGAGATCATCTGTTCGCTCGGCGGCGTCGCCAACGGTTTCCCGCGCGAAGCGGGCTTCGACATCACCGTCGCCTCGGAAGTCATGGCGATCCTGTGCCTCGCCACCGACCTGAAGGATCTGGAGAGGCGCCTCGGCGACATCATCGTCGCCTATCGCCGCGACAAGTCGGCCGTCTATGCCCGCGACCTCAAGGCCGACGGCGCCATGGCCGTGCTGCTGAAAGACGCCATGCAGCCCAACCTCGTGCAAACGCTGGAGAACAATCCGGCCTTCGTCCATGGCGGCCCCTTCGCCAACATTGCCCATGGCTGCAATTCGGTCGTCGCCACCACGACGGCGCTGAAGCTTGCCGACTATGTCGTCACCGAAGCCGGTTTCGGCGCCGATCTCGGTGCCGAAAAGTTCTTCGATATCAAGTGCCGCAAGGCCGGCCTGACTCCGGCGGCAGCCGTCATCGTCGCCACCGTGCGCGCCATGAAGATGAACGGCGGCGTCAAGAAGGAAGACCTCGGCCACGAGAACGTCGAGGCGGTCAAGAAGGGCTGCGCCAATCTCGGCCGTCACATCGAGAACATCCGTCAGTTCGGCGTGCCGGCGGTGGTCGCCATCAATCATTTCTATTCCGACACCGACGCTGAAATCCAGGCGATGAAGGACTATGTTGCCTCGATGGGCGAAGAGGCGATCCTGTGCAAGCACTGGGCCAACGGCTCGACCGGCATCGAGGAGCTCGCCAACAAGGTGGTGGCGCTGGCCGAATCCGGCGCGTCGCAGTTTGCGCCGCTCTATCCCGACGCCATGCCGCTGTTCGAGAAGATCAACACCATCGTCCAGCGCATCTATCGCGGTTCCGAAGCGATCGCCGACAAGTCGGTGCGCGACCAGCTCCACGCCTGGGAGCGCGCCGGCTACGGCAATCTGCCGGTCTGCATGGCCAAGACGCAATATTCCTTCTCGACCGACCCAAACCTGCGCGGTGCGCCGACCGGCCATACCGTGCCGGTGCGCGAGGTCAGGCTGTCGGCCGGCGCCGGCTTCATCGTCGTCATCTGCGGCGAGGTCATGACCATGCCCGGCCTTCCCAAGGCGCCGTCCTCGGAAAAGATCCTGCTGAACGAGATGGGCCAGATCGAAGGCCTGTTTTAA
- a CDS encoding cysteine hydrolase family protein produces MSEPTSSTTPRRALIVVDIQNDYDGGNLAIQHPPFRDSVINAARAMDAAAEAGIKVVVIKQLAPETSPVFARGSHGAELHPEISRRSRDHYVEKTLPSAFTGTDLEDWLRANAIDTITVVGYMTHNCDLSTIIHAVHMGFAVEFLSDATGSVPYANSAGYASAEDIHRVVTVILQSRFAAVLKTAEWIDCLKTGALPERDTIHASNQRALARNAA; encoded by the coding sequence ATGTCCGAACCAACCAGCAGCACGACGCCACGCCGCGCCCTCATCGTCGTCGACATCCAGAACGACTATGATGGCGGCAATCTCGCCATCCAGCATCCGCCGTTCCGCGACAGCGTCATCAACGCAGCACGCGCGATGGACGCGGCCGCCGAGGCAGGTATCAAGGTCGTGGTCATCAAGCAATTGGCGCCCGAAACGTCACCGGTTTTCGCCAGGGGCAGCCACGGCGCCGAATTGCATCCCGAGATATCAAGGCGAAGCCGTGATCACTATGTCGAAAAGACCTTACCAAGCGCCTTCACCGGCACGGACCTCGAGGACTGGCTGCGCGCCAACGCCATCGATACGATCACGGTCGTCGGCTACATGACGCATAATTGCGATCTGTCGACCATCATCCACGCAGTCCACATGGGCTTTGCGGTGGAGTTCCTGTCCGACGCCACCGGTTCGGTGCCCTATGCCAACAGCGCCGGCTATGCTTCGGCAGAGGACATCCACCGGGTGGTGACCGTGATCCTGCAGTCGCGCTTCGCCGCCGTTCTCAAGACCGCCGAATGGATCGACTGCCTGAAGACCGGCGCGCTGCCCGAACGTGACACGATCCACGCCTCCAACCAGCGCGCGCTGGCACGGAACGCGGCATAG
- a CDS encoding helix-turn-helix domain-containing protein produces MTDPIVAAIAFDGISPFHLSVPCLVFGEDRTALGLPRFDFRICAIESGPIHTEAGLTVTAPHGLGSLDGADIVIVPSWRDLDDPPPAFLVEALRRAHRNGALIVGLCLGTFAVAATGLLSGQRAATHWAYTEQLKALYPDIIVDADVLYIDNGDVMTSAGVAAGLDCCLHIVRARYGAEAALRLARQIVLSPHRQGGQAQFIERPIARTGNADRFTQALDTVRKTLGEAHSVDSVADAAGLTRRTFTRRFQKSIGTSFGDWLIDQRVALAQRLLEATEKSMDTIAFEAGFGSATSLRQHFAARLRTSPVQYRREFSKSAYQDAHAASR; encoded by the coding sequence ATGACCGATCCAATCGTTGCCGCCATCGCCTTCGATGGCATCAGCCCATTCCACCTTTCCGTGCCATGCCTGGTGTTCGGCGAGGATCGCACCGCGCTCGGCCTGCCGCGCTTCGACTTCCGCATCTGCGCGATCGAAAGCGGGCCGATCCATACCGAGGCAGGGTTGACCGTGACTGCGCCGCATGGGCTTGGCAGCCTCGACGGCGCGGACATTGTGATCGTCCCAAGCTGGCGAGACCTCGACGATCCGCCACCGGCGTTTCTGGTGGAGGCGCTCCGGCGAGCGCACCGGAACGGTGCATTGATTGTCGGCCTGTGCCTCGGCACATTCGCTGTCGCGGCGACCGGACTGCTTTCGGGGCAGCGAGCCGCGACGCACTGGGCCTATACCGAGCAGCTTAAGGCGCTTTATCCCGACATAATCGTCGACGCGGACGTGCTCTACATCGACAATGGCGATGTCATGACATCGGCCGGCGTCGCCGCCGGGCTTGACTGCTGTCTCCACATCGTACGGGCCCGCTACGGCGCGGAGGCTGCACTTCGGCTCGCCCGGCAGATCGTCCTGTCTCCCCATCGGCAAGGCGGGCAGGCCCAGTTCATAGAACGTCCCATCGCCAGAACCGGGAATGCGGACCGCTTCACACAAGCCCTCGACACGGTGCGCAAGACGCTGGGCGAGGCGCACAGCGTGGACAGCGTCGCCGACGCCGCTGGCCTCACCCGACGGACATTCACGCGCCGCTTTCAAAAATCGATCGGCACCAGCTTCGGCGACTGGCTGATCGACCAGCGCGTCGCGCTGGCGCAGCGGCTGCTGGAAGCAACGGAAAAATCGATGGACACGATTGCCTTCGAGGCCGGTTTCGGCAGCGCCACCTCGCTGCGCCAGCATTTCGCGGCGCGGCTCAGGACCTCACCCGTGCAGTACCGGCGCGAATTCTCGAAGAGCGCCTATCAGGACGCGCACGCCGCCTCGCGTTGA
- a CDS encoding sugar O-acetyltransferase, with amino-acid sequence MAGSERTRMAAGEWYTCLDDELETLRVIARDAIFEHNSLPPGRRGNIGPALKSLLGAAGEGARIEAPFHCAYGFNIFLGDGVFLNAGCTILDTAPVRIGKGTLLGPNVQIYCAEHHKEAAGRKAGLEIAKPVEIGENAWIGGSAIILGGVSTGDGAIVGAGAVVTRDVAANTTVVGNPARPVRRG; translated from the coding sequence ATGGCTGGAAGTGAACGCACAAGAATGGCGGCGGGCGAGTGGTACACGTGCCTCGATGACGAACTGGAGACGTTGCGTGTCATCGCGCGCGATGCGATTTTCGAACATAACAGCCTGCCGCCTGGCCGCCGCGGCAACATCGGACCGGCGCTGAAATCACTGCTCGGCGCAGCAGGTGAGGGTGCGCGCATCGAGGCGCCGTTCCACTGCGCTTATGGCTTCAACATCTTCCTTGGCGACGGCGTCTTCCTCAATGCCGGCTGCACTATCCTCGATACGGCGCCAGTTCGTATCGGCAAGGGAACGTTGCTCGGCCCCAACGTGCAGATCTATTGCGCCGAGCACCACAAGGAGGCGGCGGGTCGAAAGGCGGGTCTGGAGATCGCGAAGCCGGTCGAGATCGGCGAGAATGCCTGGATCGGCGGCAGCGCGATCATCCTCGGCGGCGTCAGCACCGGCGACGGCGCCATTGTCGGCGCGGGTGCCGTGGTGACGCGCGACGTGGCGGCAAACACCACGGTGGTCGGCAACCCGGCGCGGCCGGTCAGGCGCGGCTGA
- a CDS encoding DUF4126 domain-containing protein, which yields MLYILALLIGVVAGLRAMTAPAAVAWGAYLGWLPVAGTWAGFMGHWIAVGIFTILAIVELVTDQLPSTPSRKVPQQFGARIVMGAFTGAVIGATGGATIGGLIAGAIGAVIGTLGGAELRKRLAAAFGKDLPAALIEDAVAIVGGLLIVAAVA from the coding sequence ATGCTTTACATTCTCGCACTTCTGATCGGGGTCGTCGCCGGCCTGCGCGCCATGACGGCGCCCGCCGCCGTCGCCTGGGGCGCGTATCTCGGCTGGCTGCCGGTTGCCGGCACCTGGGCTGGTTTCATGGGCCACTGGATCGCCGTCGGCATCTTCACCATCCTGGCCATCGTCGAACTGGTCACCGACCAGTTGCCGTCGACGCCAAGCCGCAAGGTGCCGCAGCAGTTCGGCGCGCGCATCGTCATGGGCGCTTTCACCGGCGCGGTGATCGGCGCGACCGGCGGCGCCACTATCGGCGGCCTGATCGCCGGCGCCATCGGCGCGGTGATCGGCACGCTGGGCGGCGCCGAGCTACGCAAACGCCTGGCCGCCGCCTTCGGCAAGGACCTGCCAGCCGCCCTTATCGAGGACGCGGTGGCGATCGTCGGCGGCCTGCTGATCGTGGCGGCCGTGGCATGA